The proteins below are encoded in one region of Abyssisolibacter fermentans:
- a CDS encoding DUF1836 domain-containing protein gives MEKCKNLLSYKQVGVEDIPNIDLYMDQLTGYIDTVFEKFKIDKDEKILTKTMINNYVKAKIIDKPTKKKYNKDQIMQLIMIYNLKNILSISEIDKLYKVQKNQLEANNNEKKDECVVTECLTSNTEEMYKNFLEVQQEVIKEAKIDFEENSKLEKEDMIKHVFKLVLKADINKRLAEHTLAELSNIKNKSV, from the coding sequence ATGGAAAAATGCAAGAATCTTTTATCTTATAAGCAAGTAGGAGTTGAAGATATTCCCAATATTGATCTTTATATGGATCAATTAACGGGTTATATTGATACGGTATTTGAGAAATTTAAAATTGATAAAGATGAAAAAATATTGACTAAAACTATGATTAATAATTATGTTAAAGCTAAAATAATAGATAAACCTACTAAAAAAAAGTATAACAAAGATCAGATTATGCAGCTTATAATGATTTATAATTTAAAAAACATACTTTCCATTTCTGAAATAGACAAGTTGTATAAGGTACAAAAAAATCAACTAGAAGCAAATAATAATGAAAAAAAAGATGAGTGTGTAGTTACAGAATGTTTAACAAGTAATACAGAAGAAATGTATAAAAATTTTTTAGAGGTACAACAGGAGGTTATTAAGGAAGCTAAAATAGATTTTGAAGAAAACTCTAAGTTGGAAAAAGAAGATATGATTAAGCATGTTTTCAAATTAGTACTCAAAGCGGATATTAATAAAAGATTAGCTGAACATACACTT